In Pseudomonas sp. ADAK18, a single window of DNA contains:
- a CDS encoding class II aldolase/adducin family protein: protein MSSVSPLSSASKNVRQRVSPEEWEVRVKLAAAYRLAALYKWTDHIYTHFSARVPGPEEHFLINAFGLLFDEISASNLVKVDIDGTIVDDPTGLGINYAGYVIHSAIHAARPDLQAVLHTHTRDGIAVSAQKDGLLPISQHSIGFSGRVAYHGYEGVALDLDERERLVADLGDKSVMILRNHGLLTAGISVEHAFQQLQGLERACNIQIAAQAGGNAELIFPPAEVVAKVEKQAEVFKSGDGPGVTRHWNALIRQLERTDTDYKD, encoded by the coding sequence ATGAGCAGTGTCAGTCCGTTATCCAGCGCCTCGAAAAATGTTCGCCAGCGGGTCAGCCCTGAAGAGTGGGAGGTGCGGGTCAAGCTGGCTGCCGCCTATCGATTGGCGGCCTTGTACAAGTGGACCGATCATATCTATACCCACTTCTCCGCACGGGTGCCGGGCCCCGAGGAGCACTTCCTGATCAACGCCTTCGGCTTGTTGTTCGATGAAATCAGCGCCTCCAACCTGGTCAAGGTGGACATCGACGGCACTATCGTTGATGACCCGACGGGCCTTGGCATCAACTACGCCGGCTATGTGATCCACAGTGCCATCCACGCTGCCCGCCCCGACCTGCAAGCGGTGTTGCACACCCACACCCGAGACGGCATTGCAGTGTCGGCGCAAAAGGACGGGTTGCTACCGATTTCCCAGCACTCCATTGGTTTCTCCGGGCGCGTGGCGTATCACGGGTATGAGGGCGTGGCCCTGGACCTGGATGAGCGTGAACGGCTGGTGGCAGACCTAGGCGACAAGAGCGTGATGATCCTGCGTAACCACGGGCTGTTGACGGCTGGCATCAGTGTCGAGCACGCGTTCCAGCAACTGCAGGGGCTGGAGCGCGCCTGTAATATTCAGATCGCGGCGCAGGCGGGCGGGAATGCCGAGTTGATCTTCCCGCCGGCAGAGGTGGTGGCCAAGGTCGAGAAACAGGCCGAGGTCTTCAAGAGCGGGGATGGGCCGGGCGTGACTCGGCATTGGAATGCGCTGATCCGGCAGTTGGAGCGTACGGATACCGACTACAAGGATTGA
- a CDS encoding ABC transporter permease translates to MTEKTLNTRSFSVNKAARLTGDEGASRLIPHWVRNWRTPDVLLRLVSPIVLLLLWELASELGLIPQRIIAAPSQIGGTLWAMIISGELGKHLWVSLQRALLGLSIGVSIGVVAALITGLSKRGEVILDSPMQMLRTIPSLALVPLFILWFGIGEFTKIALIVTGTTFPVYLNLFAGIRNIDPKLIEAANTLGLSRRELIWHVILPGSLPSFFVGLRYSLGISWLALVFVEQINTTAGIGYLASDARDFMRTDVIVICLLIYSVLGLLIDGLIRTLERFALAWRPSFVRN, encoded by the coding sequence ATGACTGAAAAGACCCTCAATACCCGTTCGTTTTCCGTCAACAAGGCTGCTCGCCTCACCGGCGATGAAGGCGCGTCACGATTGATCCCCCATTGGGTACGCAACTGGCGCACCCCCGACGTGTTGCTACGCCTGGTCAGCCCGATTGTGCTGTTACTGCTGTGGGAACTGGCCTCCGAGCTGGGGCTGATCCCGCAACGGATCATCGCCGCGCCGTCGCAGATCGGCGGCACGTTGTGGGCGATGATCATCTCCGGTGAGCTGGGCAAGCACCTGTGGGTGTCCCTGCAACGGGCGCTGCTGGGCTTGAGCATAGGCGTCAGTATCGGCGTGGTGGCGGCCTTGATTACCGGCTTGTCCAAGCGCGGCGAGGTGATCCTCGACTCACCGATGCAGATGTTGCGCACTATTCCTTCCTTGGCGCTGGTGCCGTTGTTCATCCTTTGGTTTGGCATTGGCGAGTTCACCAAAATCGCCCTGATTGTCACCGGCACCACGTTTCCGGTGTACCTCAATCTGTTCGCCGGCATCCGCAACATCGACCCCAAGTTGATCGAGGCCGCCAACACGTTGGGCCTCAGTCGTCGCGAGCTGATCTGGCATGTGATTCTGCCGGGCTCCTTGCCTTCGTTTTTTGTCGGCCTGCGCTACTCCCTGGGGATTTCCTGGCTGGCCCTGGTGTTTGTCGAGCAAATCAACACCACCGCCGGCATCGGCTACCTGGCCAGTGATGCCCGGGACTTCATGCGCACCGATGTGATCGTCATCTGCCTGCTGATCTATAGCGTGCTCGGCCTCTTGATCGATGGGCTGATCCGCACCCTGGAACGATTCGCCCTGGCCTGGCGCCCATCTTTTGTGAGGAACTGA
- a CDS encoding ABC transporter ATP-binding protein — translation MSSIEPSAAPVQLRNVVRQFGQQRVIDGLDLDIAPGEFVALLGASGSGKTTLLRSLAGLDSIDSGQLRVPKARAAVFQEPRLMPWKRAWKNVTLGLRVPDAKARAVQALTEVGLAHRLEAYPATLSGGEAQRVALARGLVREPKLLLLDEPFAALDALTRIKMHRLIIELWRKHTPAVLLVTHDVDEAILLADRVIVLANGKIAEQLSIDLPRSRDTGQEGFQAIRARLLSLLGVEVDAPAQVAQAAAASVRRFAHA, via the coding sequence ATGTCGAGCATTGAACCTTCAGCAGCACCGGTGCAGTTGCGTAATGTGGTGCGCCAATTCGGCCAGCAGCGGGTGATAGATGGCCTGGACCTGGACATCGCCCCCGGCGAGTTCGTCGCCTTGTTGGGCGCCAGCGGTTCCGGCAAGACCACCTTGCTGCGCAGCCTGGCCGGGCTGGACAGTATCGACAGCGGCCAACTACGCGTGCCCAAGGCCCGCGCGGCGGTGTTTCAGGAGCCGCGGTTGATGCCCTGGAAACGCGCCTGGAAAAACGTGACCCTCGGCCTGCGCGTTCCCGATGCCAAGGCCCGCGCCGTGCAAGCCTTGACGGAAGTCGGGCTGGCCCATCGGCTTGAAGCCTATCCGGCGACGCTCTCCGGCGGCGAAGCCCAGCGCGTGGCATTGGCTCGAGGGTTGGTGCGCGAGCCGAAGTTGCTGTTACTGGACGAGCCTTTTGCGGCTCTGGACGCGTTGACTCGAATCAAGATGCATAGGTTGATCATCGAGTTGTGGCGCAAGCACACGCCAGCCGTACTGCTGGTGACCCACGACGTTGATGAGGCGATCCTGCTGGCGGACCGCGTGATTGTCCTGGCCAATGGCAAGATTGCCGAGCAGTTGAGTATCGACTTGCCTCGGTCACGAGATACCGGCCAGGAAGGTTTCCAGGCGATCCGGGCACGCTTGCTGAGCCTGTTGGGGGTTGAGGTGGACGCCCCGGCACAGGTCGCGCAAGCCGCAGCCGCTAGCGTCCGGCGGTTTGCCCATGCTTGA
- a CDS encoding cysteine dioxygenase gives MTQARHPERLRAFIGALAELIDGNPREGDLLHRGGKLLAQLVSHDDWLPDEFAQANPERYQQYLLHADSRQRFSIVSFVWGPGQTTPIHDHRVWGLIGMLRGSEYAQGFGRDAQGVLIAEGKRVQLEPGQVEAVSPKIGDIHQVSNAFDDQVSISIHVYGANIGAVRRAVYQADGSEKLFISGYSNAFLPNIWDLSKESPAL, from the coding sequence ATGACCCAGGCCCGACACCCGGAAAGACTCAGAGCCTTCATAGGCGCCCTGGCGGAATTGATCGACGGCAATCCTCGCGAAGGCGATTTGCTGCACCGCGGCGGCAAGCTGCTGGCGCAACTGGTCAGCCATGACGACTGGCTGCCGGATGAGTTCGCCCAGGCCAACCCCGAGCGCTATCAGCAATACCTGCTGCATGCCGATTCGCGCCAGCGCTTCAGCATTGTCAGTTTCGTGTGGGGGCCGGGGCAGACCACGCCGATTCATGACCACCGGGTGTGGGGGTTGATCGGCATGTTGCGCGGTTCCGAATATGCCCAGGGCTTTGGGCGTGATGCCCAGGGCGTCCTGATCGCGGAGGGCAAGCGGGTCCAGCTTGAACCGGGCCAGGTGGAGGCGGTGTCACCGAAGATCGGCGACATCCACCAGGTCAGCAATGCTTTTGACGACCAAGTGTCCATCAGCATCCACGTCTACGGTGCCAATATCGGTGCCGTACGCCGCGCGGTGTACCAGGCCGACGGCAGCGAAAAGCTGTTTATCTCCGGTTACTCCAACGCCTTTCTCCCCAATATCTGGGACTTGTCCAAAGAGAGCCCTGCCCTATGA
- a CDS encoding helix-turn-helix domain-containing protein yields MKHRLELHDPLLAKDVDAVPRAVVAAGASSDAERWEHAQHQHRRGQLMYTLRGVIHCDIEEGIWIVPPQCALWIPGGISHAARGSGEAQVYCLLIEPGAANALPHHCCTLSVSALLHELIGKTVSFPQLYEIDGPQGRLLSTLLDELAQAPIEALHLPMPRDPRLKRLANSLLADPSDKATLDKWAVRIGMSERSMTRLLQEEIGLSFGRWRRQLHVILSLQRLARGESVQAVALDLGYENASGFITMFRKAVGKPPARYLADRIGASAPIPLDGQATIAFAGEDPVQRSGDSRHTGS; encoded by the coding sequence ATGAAGCACCGCCTTGAACTCCATGACCCGCTGCTGGCAAAAGACGTCGATGCCGTCCCCCGTGCGGTCGTCGCCGCAGGCGCCTCCAGCGACGCCGAACGCTGGGAACATGCTCAACACCAGCATCGCCGGGGGCAGTTGATGTACACCTTGCGGGGGGTGATTCATTGCGACATCGAAGAAGGCATCTGGATCGTACCGCCCCAATGCGCACTGTGGATTCCCGGCGGCATTTCCCATGCTGCCCGTGGCTCTGGAGAGGCGCAGGTCTATTGCCTGCTGATCGAGCCCGGTGCTGCCAACGCCCTGCCCCACCACTGTTGCACCTTGTCGGTATCGGCGCTGCTGCATGAGTTGATCGGCAAGACCGTCAGTTTCCCGCAGCTGTATGAGATCGACGGCCCCCAGGGACGCTTGCTATCCACGTTATTGGATGAACTGGCCCAGGCCCCGATCGAAGCCCTACACTTGCCCATGCCCCGGGACCCTCGGCTAAAGCGCCTGGCCAACAGCTTGCTGGCCGACCCGAGCGACAAGGCGACCCTCGACAAGTGGGCCGTGCGCATCGGCATGAGCGAACGCAGCATGACCCGACTGTTGCAGGAGGAAATTGGCTTGAGTTTTGGCCGCTGGCGCCGGCAGTTGCACGTGATCCTGTCGCTGCAACGCCTGGCCAGGGGCGAAAGCGTACAGGCAGTGGCCCTGGACCTGGGCTACGAAAACGCGAGCGGCTTTATCACCATGTTCCGTAAAGCCGTGGGCAAACCGCCGGCGCGTTACCTGGCAGATCGCATCGGCGCAAGTGCCCCCATCCCACTGGACGGTCAGGCAACCATTGCCTTTGCGGGCGAAGACCCCGTTCAGCGCTCAGGCGATTCTCGCCACACAGGCTCCTGA
- a CDS encoding LysR family transcriptional regulator gives MKIDDIDAFVEVIRCQSISHAAESLQLTQPAITRRVQNFEQALGVELFDRNTKPLKPTLIGTRVYEQCRLILREMDALRELVATDAPPTGLLRLGVPQTIGDVVLLDALKHLRGEYPDLRAQVVTGWGSQLVGKIERGELDAAAALFPAGKIFPDNIVGESIGKMELVVVCAKAQLPKRPCKLADVYQNGWVLNPDGCGFRAGLQRTLSDQGLALRVNLETFGTELQLGLVADGLGLGLVPRPLLERSAHRDQLAVLPLKDFKPVMDLWLIYPHFLGNLQGPVGAFGKRVADSLHKVRDAA, from the coding sequence ATGAAAATTGACGATATCGATGCCTTTGTCGAAGTGATTCGTTGCCAGTCCATCAGCCATGCCGCCGAGTCGTTGCAACTGACTCAGCCGGCAATTACCCGCCGCGTGCAGAACTTCGAGCAGGCGCTGGGCGTGGAGTTGTTCGACCGCAACACCAAACCCCTCAAGCCTACTTTGATCGGTACTCGGGTTTATGAACAGTGCCGATTGATCCTGCGGGAAATGGATGCCCTGCGCGAGCTGGTGGCTACCGACGCGCCGCCCACCGGGCTGCTGCGCCTGGGCGTGCCGCAAACCATCGGCGATGTGGTGCTGCTGGACGCTCTCAAGCACCTGCGCGGTGAGTACCCCGACTTACGCGCTCAGGTCGTGACCGGGTGGGGCAGTCAACTGGTGGGCAAGATCGAGCGCGGTGAACTGGACGCCGCAGCGGCGCTGTTCCCGGCCGGGAAAATTTTTCCGGACAACATCGTCGGCGAATCCATCGGCAAGATGGAGCTGGTGGTGGTCTGCGCCAAGGCTCAGCTACCCAAGCGCCCGTGCAAGCTGGCTGACGTCTATCAGAATGGCTGGGTGCTCAATCCTGATGGCTGCGGCTTTCGCGCCGGTTTACAGCGCACCTTGTCGGACCAGGGCCTGGCCCTGCGGGTCAATCTGGAGACCTTTGGCACCGAGCTGCAACTGGGCCTGGTGGCGGATGGCCTGGGCCTGGGGTTGGTGCCGCGCCCGCTGCTGGAACGCAGCGCCCACCGTGATCAACTGGCGGTGCTGCCCCTCAAGGATTTCAAGCCGGTAATGGACCTGTGGCTGATCTACCCGCACTTTCTTGGCAACCTGCAAGGGCCGGTGGGTGCGTTTGGCAAACGTGTGGCCGACTCACTGCACAAGGTCCGGGACGCAGCGTGA
- a CDS encoding Gfo/Idh/MocA family protein, producing the protein MNAAVPKIRMGFVGGGEGAFIGQAHRQAAGLAGRFELVCGAFSRDPDNNRDTGATLGLPASRCYNDWQHMLTAEQALPVEQRMELLVIVTPNHLHVPIATQALQQGFHVFSEKPAALNLAEVRALAEVVNSSPGLYGLAHTYLGYPMVWQARDMVRRGVIGALRKVIVEYPQGWLSQDVAGQGNKQASWRDQPEQSGLGGCIGDIGTHAFSLAEFVADQPIEQVCASLGTHVPGRQLDDDAAMLFKMASGASGVLIASQVCAGEENPLKIRLYGENGGLEWRQEEPASLIHRSLDQPLRILRSGVGQPWLCDAALQRMRLPPGHPEGYLEAMANLYGDFATAIRQGTEAVGVPGIEVGVRGLAFVEAVIANHRGDAKWTTLACNP; encoded by the coding sequence ATGAATGCTGCTGTGCCAAAAATAAGAATGGGCTTTGTTGGAGGCGGCGAGGGGGCGTTTATCGGCCAGGCCCACCGCCAGGCTGCCGGGCTGGCTGGCCGTTTTGAGCTGGTGTGCGGCGCTTTCAGCCGCGACCCAGACAACAACCGCGACACCGGTGCCACATTGGGTTTGCCCGCATCCCGCTGTTACAACGATTGGCAGCACATGCTGACGGCAGAACAGGCGCTGCCCGTTGAACAGCGTATGGAGTTGCTGGTCATCGTCACCCCCAATCATTTGCACGTCCCCATCGCCACTCAGGCGTTACAACAGGGCTTCCACGTGTTCAGTGAAAAACCCGCCGCACTTAACCTCGCCGAAGTCCGGGCGCTGGCAGAGGTGGTGAACAGCAGCCCCGGCCTCTATGGCCTGGCCCATACCTACCTGGGCTATCCGATGGTTTGGCAGGCTCGGGACATGGTGCGCAGGGGTGTCATTGGTGCGCTGCGCAAAGTCATCGTCGAATACCCCCAGGGCTGGCTGAGCCAGGACGTGGCCGGGCAGGGCAATAAGCAAGCGAGTTGGCGCGATCAGCCCGAGCAGTCGGGGCTGGGTGGTTGCATTGGCGATATCGGCACTCACGCCTTTTCCCTGGCGGAATTTGTCGCCGACCAACCGATTGAACAGGTCTGCGCCAGCCTGGGTACCCACGTGCCCGGCCGGCAACTGGATGATGACGCGGCCATGCTGTTCAAAATGGCCTCCGGTGCCAGCGGTGTACTGATCGCCAGCCAGGTTTGCGCCGGCGAAGAAAACCCGCTGAAGATCCGCCTCTATGGTGAAAACGGCGGCCTGGAATGGCGCCAGGAAGAACCGGCCAGCCTGATCCACCGTTCCCTCGACCAGCCCTTGCGTATCCTGCGCTCCGGTGTCGGCCAGCCTTGGTTGTGCGACGCAGCTCTGCAACGCATGCGCTTACCCCCGGGGCATCCCGAGGGTTACCTGGAAGCCATGGCCAACCTCTACGGTGACTTCGCCACTGCCATTCGCCAAGGCACCGAGGCTGTCGGCGTGCCCGGTATTGAAGTGGGCGTGCGCGGCCTGGCCTTTGTCGAAGCCGTGATCGCCAACCATCGCGGCGACGCGAAGTGGACGACATTGGCCTGCAACCCATGA
- a CDS encoding ABC transporter substrate-binding protein — protein MLEFKTLMLLGTVLLLVGCDKAVEAPKSSSELSGVTLILGDQAKGLRTVVEAANALEGIDYKVQWANFQGAAPLFEALRAGAVDLGPAGDTPVLAAATGGTPLRIVAVRRSQSRGIAILVPPDSPIRTVADLKERNVVVSSARGSISQYLLIRALANAGVDEQDVKVGFVLPTDALPAFNAGKIDAWATFGVYQAFAEQEGARVLISGEGINTGLTFITASDEVLADPLKRKALSDLLQRFAKAFEWARQNPGEYARVFAKVNDIPLEVSQLLRSWGDESLLPVEARDVQALQQVDDLFVEKKIFPHRVEVQKLTDTEVFTPQ, from the coding sequence ATGCTTGAGTTCAAAACGTTAATGCTGCTGGGTACCGTGCTGTTGTTAGTCGGTTGCGATAAAGCGGTGGAGGCCCCCAAGTCTTCATCGGAGTTGTCCGGTGTGACCTTGATCCTCGGCGATCAAGCCAAAGGTTTGCGCACGGTGGTGGAGGCCGCCAATGCCCTGGAAGGCATCGATTACAAGGTCCAATGGGCCAATTTCCAGGGTGCCGCACCGCTGTTCGAAGCCTTGCGCGCCGGAGCGGTAGACCTGGGGCCTGCCGGCGACACACCGGTTCTGGCTGCGGCCACTGGCGGCACGCCTTTGCGCATTGTTGCGGTGCGTCGCAGCCAATCCCGAGGGATTGCGATCCTGGTACCGCCGGATTCACCGATTCGCACCGTGGCCGACCTGAAAGAACGCAATGTGGTGGTGTCATCGGCCCGAGGCAGTATTTCCCAGTACCTGTTGATTCGTGCCCTGGCCAATGCCGGGGTGGATGAGCAGGACGTCAAGGTCGGCTTTGTGCTGCCCACCGACGCACTGCCGGCTTTCAATGCCGGGAAGATCGACGCCTGGGCCACCTTCGGTGTGTATCAAGCGTTCGCCGAGCAGGAGGGCGCGCGGGTACTGATCAGCGGCGAAGGGATCAATACCGGGTTGACCTTTATCACCGCCTCCGACGAAGTGCTCGCCGATCCACTTAAGCGCAAGGCCCTCAGCGACCTGTTGCAGCGCTTCGCCAAGGCCTTCGAATGGGCCCGGCAGAACCCCGGGGAATACGCCCGGGTGTTTGCCAAGGTCAACGATATCCCCCTTGAGGTTTCTCAGCTGTTGCGCAGTTGGGGTGATGAGTCGCTGCTGCCGGTAGAGGCCCGGGATGTGCAGGCGCTGCAGCAGGTGGATGATTTGTTCGTGGAGAAGAAGATTTTTCCGCATCGGGTGGAGGTGCAGAAATTGACGGACACCGAGGTGTTTACGCCGCAATGA
- a CDS encoding LacI family DNA-binding transcriptional regulator, with protein sequence MSNIREVARLAGVSVATVSRTLASPERVLPETRDKVNAAVEQTGYRPNRMAVQFRSRRTGNLVILVPAIANTFFARVISGAQQAAQAAGYRLLLCDTQGQAEIEKQFAELVYAHQADGVIQLRAYDPFTDCTDSPPLVNACEVIQNGRHPTISLDNRGAARAMTQHLIDLGHRRIGLVKGPKSSPLTQDRVAGYEDALLAAGIPRDPVLICHGDFTLQAGFDGAGMMLELPGRPTALFCENDEMAIGALKRIKQQGLRVPQDISLVGFDDIPFAAYCDPPLTTIAQPAEMFGRTAVEMLIALIEKTSLPQRHVVLPFELALRGSTAALPTHQ encoded by the coding sequence TTGTCCAATATTCGTGAAGTCGCGCGCCTGGCCGGTGTCTCGGTGGCCACCGTATCCAGAACCCTGGCCTCCCCCGAACGTGTACTCCCCGAGACCCGAGACAAGGTCAACGCCGCCGTGGAACAGACCGGTTACCGGCCTAACCGTATGGCGGTGCAGTTTCGCTCCCGGCGCACCGGTAACCTGGTGATCCTGGTACCGGCGATTGCCAACACGTTTTTCGCCCGGGTCATCAGCGGTGCACAGCAAGCGGCACAAGCGGCGGGTTATCGGCTGCTGTTGTGCGACACCCAAGGCCAGGCAGAAATCGAAAAGCAGTTCGCCGAGCTGGTCTACGCCCATCAGGCTGATGGCGTGATTCAACTGCGGGCATACGATCCCTTTACCGATTGCACGGACTCACCGCCCCTGGTCAATGCCTGCGAGGTGATCCAGAACGGCCGCCACCCCACCATCAGCCTGGATAATCGCGGCGCGGCAAGGGCCATGACCCAGCATTTGATCGACTTGGGCCACCGTCGCATCGGCTTGGTCAAAGGCCCGAAAAGCAGCCCCCTGACCCAAGATCGCGTGGCCGGTTATGAAGACGCCTTGTTGGCTGCGGGTATCCCGCGTGACCCGGTCCTCATCTGCCACGGGGACTTTACCTTGCAGGCCGGGTTCGACGGTGCGGGTATGATGTTGGAACTACCCGGCCGCCCTACCGCCCTCTTCTGCGAGAACGATGAAATGGCCATTGGTGCGTTAAAGCGCATCAAACAACAGGGCTTGCGTGTGCCGCAGGATATTTCGCTGGTGGGTTTTGATGACATTCCCTTCGCCGCCTACTGCGACCCGCCGCTGACCACCATCGCCCAGCCAGCGGAAATGTTTGGCCGCACAGCCGTCGAAATGCTCATCGCGCTGATCGAGAAAACGTCGCTGCCACAGCGTCATGTGGTGTTGCCGTTTGAGCTCGCCTTACGCGGCAGCACGGCAGCCCTGCCCACTCATCAATAA
- a CDS encoding sugar phosphate isomerase/epimerase: protein MRGPGIFLAQFISTEAPFDTLANIAQWAASQGYKAIQLPTLGTQYIDLARAAESQDYCDEIKAVCAQAGVEISELSTHLQGQLVAVHPAFDTLFDDFAPAHLRGQPLARTEWAIDQLKLAARASQRLGLKAHATFSGALLWPYIYPWPQRPSGLVAQGFAELAKRWLPILDCFDAAGVDLCYEIHPGEDLHDGASFERFLEAVDFHPRANILYDPSHLLLQQMDYLGFIDRYHERIRMFHVKDAEFRPDARSGVYGGYQGWVERPGRFRSLGDGQIDFKSIFSKLTQYDFSGWAVLEWECCLKDAQQGAAEGAAFIRQHMICKTTKAFDDFAGVTSSEQVNRRLLGLPDA, encoded by the coding sequence ATGCGCGGCCCCGGCATTTTTCTCGCTCAGTTCATATCGACTGAAGCCCCTTTCGACACGTTGGCCAACATCGCCCAATGGGCAGCCTCCCAAGGCTATAAGGCGATTCAGTTGCCGACCCTCGGCACCCAATACATTGACCTGGCCCGCGCCGCTGAAAGCCAAGACTACTGCGATGAAATCAAGGCGGTCTGCGCGCAGGCCGGCGTAGAAATCAGCGAGCTGTCGACTCACCTGCAAGGCCAACTCGTCGCGGTGCACCCGGCCTTCGATACCTTGTTCGATGACTTCGCCCCGGCTCACCTGCGTGGCCAACCCCTGGCTCGCACCGAGTGGGCCATCGACCAATTGAAGCTGGCCGCCCGTGCCAGCCAGCGCCTGGGTTTAAAAGCCCACGCGACGTTCTCCGGCGCGCTGCTCTGGCCGTATATTTACCCTTGGCCACAACGCCCCAGCGGGTTGGTGGCGCAAGGTTTTGCCGAGTTGGCCAAGCGCTGGTTGCCGATCCTCGATTGCTTCGATGCGGCCGGTGTCGACCTCTGCTACGAAATCCATCCTGGCGAAGACCTGCACGACGGGGCGTCCTTCGAGCGCTTCCTCGAAGCCGTCGATTTCCACCCTCGCGCGAATATTCTCTATGACCCCAGCCACCTGCTGTTGCAGCAAATGGACTACCTGGGGTTTATCGACCGCTACCACGAGCGCATCCGTATGTTCCACGTCAAGGACGCCGAGTTCCGTCCCGATGCGCGCTCTGGTGTGTATGGCGGCTATCAAGGCTGGGTCGAGCGCCCCGGCCGTTTTCGCTCCCTGGGCGATGGCCAGATCGATTTCAAATCGATTTTCAGCAAACTCACCCAATACGACTTCAGCGGCTGGGCGGTGCTGGAATGGGAATGTTGCCTGAAGGATGCACAGCAAGGCGCGGCAGAAGGCGCGGCGTTCATCCGGCAGCACATGATTTGCAAGACCACCAAGGCCTTTGACGATTTCGCCGGTGTGACGTCCAGCGAACAGGTCAATCGACGGCTGCTCGGCCTGCCCGACGCCTGA
- a CDS encoding LLM class flavin-dependent oxidoreductase, translating to MSIEFIGYIGGHHASEIHPRSGPTLQPDYVETVARAHEEAGFDRALIAFHSNSPDSTLIASHAASVTKKLQFLIAHRPGFVQPTLAARQFTTLDVFNGGRTAVHIITGGDDRELRADGSHIGKDERYARTDEYLSVVRQEWTSETPFDYDGTYYQVEGAHSTVKSPQQPHIPLYFGGSSAAAIAVAGKHADVYALWGETYEQVREVVTQVRAEAAKHGRTIRFSLSLRPILAETEELAWERAERILQQATALAEKNGFVRRGPPNEGSRRLLAAAAQGSRLDKRLWTGIAGLLGAQGNSTSLVGTPEQVAEALLDYYDLGITTFLIRGFDPLNDAIDYGKRLIPLTRQLVAERKQQAA from the coding sequence ATGAGCATTGAATTTATCGGCTACATCGGTGGCCACCACGCCTCGGAAATCCATCCCCGCAGCGGCCCGACCTTGCAGCCCGACTATGTGGAAACCGTCGCCCGCGCCCACGAAGAGGCCGGTTTCGACCGCGCCCTGATCGCCTTCCACTCCAATAGTCCGGACAGCACGTTGATCGCCTCCCATGCCGCCAGCGTGACGAAAAAGCTGCAGTTCCTGATTGCCCATCGACCCGGCTTCGTCCAGCCCACGCTGGCCGCCCGGCAGTTCACCACCCTCGACGTCTTCAACGGCGGGCGCACCGCCGTGCACATCATCACCGGTGGCGACGACCGTGAATTGCGGGCCGATGGCAGCCACATCGGCAAGGACGAACGCTACGCCCGCACGGATGAATACCTGAGCGTGGTGCGCCAGGAATGGACCAGCGAGACACCCTTCGACTATGACGGCACCTACTACCAGGTCGAAGGCGCACACTCGACAGTCAAGTCGCCGCAACAGCCGCATATCCCGCTGTATTTCGGTGGATCATCAGCGGCGGCCATCGCCGTGGCCGGCAAGCATGCGGACGTGTATGCGCTGTGGGGCGAAACCTATGAGCAAGTGCGGGAAGTGGTGACACAGGTGCGGGCTGAAGCGGCCAAGCATGGACGAACTATACGTTTCAGCTTGTCGTTGCGACCGATCCTGGCCGAGACCGAAGAACTGGCCTGGGAGCGTGCCGAGCGCATTCTGCAACAGGCTACCGCGCTGGCTGAAAAGAACGGTTTTGTAAGACGTGGACCCCCGAATGAAGGCTCCCGTCGTCTGTTAGCGGCGGCGGCGCAAGGCTCGAGACTGGATAAGCGTTTGTGGACCGGGATCGCCGGCCTGTTGGGTGCACAAGGTAACTCCACCTCACTGGTCGGTACCCCGGAACAAGTGGCCGAGGCCCTGCTCGACTATTACGATCTGGGCATCACCACCTTCCTGATTCGCGGCTTTGACCCGCTCAATGATGCAATCGACTATGGCAAGCGCCTGATTCCACTGACCCGTCAGCTGGTGGCCGAGCGCAAGCAGCAAGCGGCCTGA